One part of the Syntrophus gentianae genome encodes these proteins:
- a CDS encoding AAA family ATPase encodes MRILSVRFKNLNSLAGEWEVDFTHPAYTSDGIFAITGPTGAGKTTIMDAVCLALYGSTPRLDKVTKGGNEIMSRQTGECSAEVIFETGKGRYRCRWYQRRARKKPDGELQQSQHEISDADSGAILESKITRVGDFIEEVTGMDFGRFTQSMLLAQGDFAAFLKAPPNERSDILEQITGTEIYSQISMRVHERRAAEQDKLDLLQAELKGIRILGKTEEQELHDRLMEKQGLEAGLTRKLKETLGALAWVEGIAALEKELGELEKKKEAFEERRQGFAPEAMKLEKARKALGLEGDYRFVTVLRDVLVKETRELQDILAALPEREKLSTAALAARSTAEGLLREARERQASEGEIIKKVRDLDVRLNEQGKQLAEKNKAITGIEDQEKTTRGNVESNEQAMKKVYSALEELREYQTMHAVDALLVARFGVIEQEFEWLDTAKGKYEKTMEKLSQAAKKKESALATVAGKEADHDKALLEFEKKQTMLRDLSDEITTLLQGRDIGQMREDLDVAKERERLLVQAGETVTRMDQASTALGDLKTNLGQMVDQQATILSEIQSLSAQKILQEKEIAALETQVLLLSRIRDLEEERKRLVDGQACPLCGATEHPYATGNLPALDEAELDLQERKNLFKELTQRLTDLGTKEVKTATDIQHTEKEIAEKKTALDLDEEHCVDILSKLNLEALPVERSERIRVERYTVQVKIVEKARIVSSVEEKAKQEKSAQADLEEARETVDNTGKGLLDAQHTLEIAVLDQERLKEECAGLVTELEKNRATVLEDIRPLGISEIPADGFNDLLKELTRRKTSWQEKEAEKTALEKKAGDIKAGLETHWVLLGKLEDDLALRRKNRDSLKEEHEALLASRLQLFGNKKADEEEKRIVAAVDQANAKLEKAREDCDVVEKEINVLKEKIDSLSERISRRTEELIQMEQQVRRRIQSAGFIDEADYLACRLSEDERELLAAKEQSLLKEKFELDARLKDKTDALINERQKELTDISAEELASKVEAVNAELKQQGLDIGGLRQVLADNEQQRSNQQERLKAIDLQKKEWFRWDDLHDLIGSADGKKFRNYAQGLTFEMMTSHANRRLREMTDRYLLIRDEKNTLELNVIDNYQAGEIRSTKNLSGGESFIVSLSLALGLSQMASRNVRVDSLFLDEGFGTLDEDSLETALETLAGLRQDGKLIGVISHVAALKERIGTQIQVIPQSGGRSTLIGPGCRKIESRL; translated from the coding sequence GGAAAGACGACGATCATGGACGCCGTCTGTCTTGCCCTTTACGGCAGCACGCCCCGTCTGGACAAAGTCACGAAGGGCGGCAACGAGATCATGTCGCGCCAGACCGGAGAATGCTCCGCCGAAGTCATTTTCGAAACCGGAAAAGGCCGTTACCGCTGCCGATGGTATCAGCGCCGAGCCCGGAAGAAACCGGATGGAGAGCTGCAGCAGTCTCAGCATGAAATATCGGACGCCGATTCAGGTGCAATTCTGGAATCCAAAATCACTCGGGTCGGCGACTTCATCGAAGAGGTGACGGGCATGGATTTCGGGCGCTTCACCCAGTCGATGCTTTTGGCCCAGGGAGATTTCGCCGCCTTTCTCAAGGCGCCGCCCAACGAGCGCTCAGACATCCTCGAACAGATCACGGGAACGGAAATCTACAGTCAGATCTCCATGCGGGTGCACGAGCGCCGGGCAGCGGAGCAGGATAAGCTCGATCTCCTGCAGGCGGAACTGAAGGGGATTCGTATTCTGGGGAAGACGGAAGAACAGGAACTGCACGATCGCCTGATGGAAAAACAGGGTCTGGAAGCCGGCCTTACCCGGAAGTTGAAGGAAACATTAGGGGCTCTGGCCTGGGTCGAGGGAATCGCGGCCCTGGAGAAGGAACTCGGTGAACTGGAGAAAAAGAAAGAAGCCTTCGAAGAGCGACGGCAGGGCTTTGCCCCGGAGGCCATGAAGTTGGAGAAGGCACGCAAGGCCCTGGGGCTGGAAGGCGATTACCGGTTCGTTACGGTTTTACGGGATGTTCTGGTGAAGGAGACCAGGGAGCTTCAGGACATTCTGGCAGCCCTGCCGGAAAGGGAGAAACTCAGCACGGCAGCGCTCGCTGCACGATCCACTGCCGAAGGCCTTCTGAGGGAAGCACGTGAACGGCAGGCATCGGAAGGGGAGATCATCAAGAAAGTACGGGATCTCGACGTCCGACTTAACGAACAGGGCAAGCAACTGGCGGAAAAAAACAAGGCGATCACGGGGATCGAAGACCAGGAGAAAACCACCAGAGGCAATGTAGAGAGCAATGAGCAGGCAATGAAAAAAGTTTATTCCGCTCTTGAAGAACTTCGGGAATACCAGACCATGCATGCCGTTGATGCTCTGCTTGTGGCCCGGTTCGGCGTCATCGAGCAGGAGTTTGAATGGCTCGATACGGCAAAAGGGAAATACGAAAAGACCATGGAGAAGCTTTCCCAGGCAGCCAAGAAGAAGGAATCCGCACTCGCCACAGTTGCCGGGAAAGAGGCTGATCATGATAAGGCCCTTCTGGAATTCGAGAAAAAGCAAACCATGCTCAGGGATCTTTCCGATGAGATCACGACACTTCTCCAGGGACGCGACATCGGCCAGATGCGCGAAGATCTGGATGTCGCCAAGGAACGGGAGCGATTGCTTGTACAGGCAGGCGAAACTGTCACACGGATGGATCAAGCGTCAACAGCCTTGGGTGATCTGAAAACGAATTTGGGACAGATGGTCGACCAGCAGGCCACTATCCTGAGTGAGATCCAATCGCTCAGTGCACAAAAGATCCTTCAGGAAAAAGAGATTGCCGCTCTGGAAACGCAGGTGTTGCTTCTCAGCCGCATCCGCGATCTCGAAGAAGAAAGGAAACGCCTCGTTGACGGCCAAGCCTGTCCACTGTGCGGCGCTACCGAACATCCCTATGCGACGGGAAATCTGCCGGCTCTGGATGAGGCGGAGTTGGACCTGCAAGAGAGGAAAAACCTGTTCAAGGAGCTTACGCAGCGCCTGACCGACTTGGGAACCAAAGAAGTAAAGACCGCGACGGACATACAGCATACAGAAAAGGAAATTGCTGAAAAGAAAACGGCCCTGGATCTGGATGAGGAGCACTGCGTCGACATTCTGTCGAAGCTGAACCTGGAGGCCCTGCCGGTAGAACGCTCCGAAAGGATTCGCGTCGAGCGTTACACTGTACAAGTCAAAATCGTGGAAAAAGCGAGAATTGTCTCCTCCGTTGAAGAAAAGGCAAAGCAGGAAAAGTCTGCGCAGGCTGATCTGGAAGAAGCAAGAGAGACTGTAGACAATACAGGAAAAGGTCTGCTGGATGCCCAACATACTTTGGAGATAGCTGTTCTTGACCAAGAACGGCTTAAAGAAGAATGCGCCGGCCTGGTTACGGAGTTGGAGAAGAACCGCGCTACCGTCCTTGAGGATATAAGACCTCTTGGGATCAGCGAAATCCCTGCGGATGGCTTCAACGATCTCTTGAAAGAACTGACGAGACGTAAAACGAGCTGGCAGGAAAAGGAAGCTGAAAAAACCGCCCTGGAAAAGAAGGCCGGTGATATTAAAGCCGGTTTGGAAACCCATTGGGTCTTGCTGGGAAAATTGGAAGACGACCTTGCATTGCGCCGTAAAAATCGTGACAGCCTGAAAGAGGAGCATGAAGCTTTACTGGCTTCCCGCCTGCAACTATTTGGCAATAAGAAAGCTGACGAGGAGGAAAAACGGATTGTCGCTGCTGTTGATCAGGCCAATGCAAAGCTGGAAAAGGCCCGTGAGGATTGTGACGTGGTTGAAAAAGAAATCAACGTCCTCAAAGAAAAGATCGATTCCTTGAGTGAAAGAATAAGCCGGAGGACCGAAGAACTTATTCAGATGGAGCAGCAGGTGCGTAGACGGATACAAAGCGCAGGATTTATCGACGAGGCGGATTATCTGGCCTGCCGTCTCAGCGAGGACGAGCGGGAACTACTAGCTGCTAAAGAGCAAAGCCTGCTCAAGGAAAAGTTTGAATTGGATGCTCGACTAAAAGACAAGACCGACGCCCTTATAAACGAACGGCAGAAAGAATTGACAGACATCTCCGCCGAGGAGCTTGCATCAAAGGTTGAAGCAGTTAATGCCGAACTGAAACAACAGGGGCTTGACATCGGCGGCCTTCGCCAAGTCCTGGCAGACAATGAGCAGCAGCGGAGCAACCAACAAGAGCGCCTGAAGGCGATCGATCTCCAGAAAAAGGAATGGTTCCGCTGGGATGATTTGCACGACCTCATCGGCTCGGCGGATGGGAAGAAATTCCGCAATTATGCCCAGGGACTGACCTTTGAAATGATGACATCCCATGCAAACCGGCGGCTACGGGAAATGACAGACCGCTATCTCCTGATCCGTGACGAGAAAAATACCCTGGAACTGAACGTCATCGACAACTACCAGGCCGGCGAGATCCGCTCCACCAAGAATCTTTCGGGCGGAGAAAGCTTCATTGTCAGTCTTTCCCTGGCCCTTGGCCTTTCCCAGATGGCCAGCCGGAACGTCCGTGTGGATTCTCTCTTTCTTGATGAAGGATTCGGCACCCTCG